A segment of the Catenuloplanes nepalensis genome:
CGTAGCCGAGCGTGACCTCATGAGCATGCAGACCTTCAGCCACCCCGGCCCTCCCGGTTCGCGCCGGCCAGCTGCCAGAGCAGGAACGGCGCGCCGACCGCGCCGGTGACCACGCCGACCGGCAGCGCGCGGTCGCCGAGCAGGCGCTGCGCGACGAGATCGGACGCGACCATCACGACCGCACCGGCCAGCGCGGCCGGGACCAGCGCGAGCGTGCGCTCCCCCACCAGCCGGCGCGCGATCGGGCCGGCCACGAACGCCACGAACGGCACCGGGCCCGCGGCGGCGGTCGCGAACGCGGCCAGCGCCACGCCGGTGACCAGGATCGACAGCCGCAGCGTCTCCACCCGTGCGCCGAGACCTCGCGCGGTCTCGTCGCCGAAGCCCAGCACCCGCAGCCCCCGGGCGAGCAGCAGCGCGGCCGGCAGCAGGATCGAGACGCCGATCAGCAGCGGCCACACGTGCTCGTAGGAGCGGGCGTTCAGGCTGCCGGTCAGCCACACCAGCGCGGCCTGCGCGCTGGTCACGTCCGCGCGCGACATCAGGTAGGAGACGAAGCTGCTCAGCACCGCGCCGACGCCGATGCCGACCAGCACCAGGCGGTAGCCGCTGACGCCGCGCCGCCACGCGAGCACGTAGATCAGCGCCGCGGTGGCCAGTGCCCCGGCAAAGGCACTGGCCGACACCGCGGCGCCGACCACCCCGAGGACCACCGTGCAGGTGACCGCGGCGGCGCTGGCG
Coding sequences within it:
- a CDS encoding FecCD family ABC transporter permease — protein: MAALLFCLALSTGAFQIPISGVLDTLAGQGTRRDTFVIMDVRLPRVLVALLAGAAFGLSGALFQSLVHNPLASPDVIGVTMGASAAAVTCTVVLGVVGAAVSASAFAGALATAALIYVLAWRRGVSGYRLVLVGIGVGAVLSSFVSYLMSRADVTSAQAALVWLTGSLNARSYEHVWPLLIGVSILLPAALLLARGLRVLGFGDETARGLGARVETLRLSILVTGVALAAFATAAAGPVPFVAFVAGPIARRLVGERTLALVPAALAGAVVMVASDLVAQRLLGDRALPVGVVTGAVGAPFLLWQLAGANREGRGG